The Callospermophilus lateralis isolate mCalLat2 chromosome 3, mCalLat2.hap1, whole genome shotgun sequence genome has a segment encoding these proteins:
- the LOC143641520 gene encoding olfactory receptor 11G2-like — translation MKTFSSPSNSSTITGFILLGFPGPREGQILLFVLFSTVYLLTLMGNGSIICAVHWDQRLHTPMYILLANFSFLEIWYVTSTVPNMLANFLSDTKVISFSGCFLQFYFFFSLGSAECFFLAVMAFDRYLAICRPLHYPTLMTGRLCNILVATCWVLGFLWFPVPITIISQMSFCGSRIIDHFLCDPGPLLALTCTRAPVMEFLWMILSSLLLFIPFLFIMGSYALVLRAVLRVPSAAGRRKAFSTCGSHLTVVSLFYGSVMVMYLSPTSEHEAGMQKLVTLFYSVGTPFINPVIYSLRNKDMKHAFQKFLVI, via the coding sequence ATGAAAACCTTCAGCTCTCCCAGCAACTCCAGCACAATCACTGGCTTCATCCTCCTGGGCTTCCCTGGCCCCAGGGAGGGGCAGATCCTCCTCTTCGTGCTCTTCTCCACTGTCTACCTCCTGACCCTCATGGGCAATGGTTCCATCATCTGTGCCGTGCACTGGGATCAGAGACTACACACCCCCATGTACATCCTGCTGGCCAACTTCTCCTTCCTGGAGATCTGGTATGTCACCTCCACAGTCCCCAACATGTTGGCCAACTTCCTGTCTGACACCAAGGTCATCTCCTTCTCTGGGTGCTTCCTgcagttctatttcttcttctccttGGGCTCTGCAGAATGCTTCTTCCTGGCAGTGATGGCATTTGATCGGTACCTTGCCATCTGCAGGCCCCTACACTACCCCACTCTTATGACTGGGCGTCTATGCAACATCCTTGTGGCCACCTGCTGGGTACTTGGTTTCCTCTGGTTCCCAGTCCCTATCACCATCATTTCCCAGATGTCTTTCTGTGGATCCAGGATTATTGACCACTTTCTGTGTGATCCAGGTCCTCTGTTAGCCCTCACCTGTACCAGAGCCCCAGTGATGGAATTCCTCTGGATGATCCTAAGTTCTCTGCTCCTGTTTATCCCTTTTCTTTTCATCATGGGGTCCTATGCTCTGGTCCTTAGAGCTGTGTTGAGAGTTCCTTCAGCAGCTGGGCGAAGAAAAGCTTTCTCCACGTGTGGGTCCCATCTGACTGTTGTTTCACTTTTCTATGGCTCAGTGATGGTCATgtacctgagcccaacatctgaaCATGAAGCTGGAATGCAGAAGCTTGTTACCTTGTTTTATTCTGTAGGAACCCCATTCATAAATCCTGTGATCTATAGCCTGAGGAATAAAGATATGAAGCATGCCTTTCAGAAATTTTTAGTAATATAA